A genomic region of Gemmata massiliana contains the following coding sequences:
- a CDS encoding glycosyltransferase family 4 protein, giving the protein MRVLFNGVTTLKPKTGIAHAAANLHAALVSTFPRDTFWMYPGARAADFARRFFKPASKSGSPANKSPNPLKSLAKKTVGAAAKLGFAAHFQAVARTGKFDLYHEPNFVPFRTGLPLVVTVFDLSVLLYPQWHPPERVKAHEAAFARGIELADHIIVGTEAVRTEAQQHLGLAPDRVTAMLCGVGPQFRPQTPNAIAALRAKHNLPSRYTLYVGTIEPRKNIGTLLRAFCALPARAREACPLVLAGGWGWKTETERALFDSEAKSLGAIHLGYVPDEDLPALYAGAEALLYPSFYEGFGMPPVEAMACGTAAVTSTADAVREVVGTNALTIDPNNLDGWRDALARIAADREFLSYYRRRGIEHAAGFSWESCARITHGVYRKVLGLQQEEPQLRRAA; this is encoded by the coding sequence GTGCGCGTGCTGTTCAACGGGGTCACGACCCTCAAGCCGAAGACCGGGATCGCGCACGCCGCGGCGAACCTGCACGCGGCACTCGTCTCCACGTTCCCGCGCGACACGTTCTGGATGTATCCCGGCGCTCGCGCCGCGGATTTCGCGCGCCGGTTCTTCAAGCCCGCGTCCAAGTCCGGTTCCCCCGCGAACAAGTCCCCGAACCCGCTCAAAAGTCTGGCGAAGAAAACCGTCGGAGCAGCCGCAAAACTCGGTTTCGCAGCCCACTTTCAGGCGGTCGCACGCACCGGAAAGTTCGACCTGTATCACGAACCCAATTTCGTGCCGTTCCGGACCGGGTTGCCGCTCGTCGTCACAGTGTTCGACCTCTCGGTGCTGCTGTACCCGCAGTGGCACCCGCCCGAGCGCGTGAAGGCACATGAGGCCGCGTTCGCGCGCGGGATCGAACTCGCGGACCACATCATTGTTGGCACTGAGGCCGTGCGCACCGAGGCCCAGCAGCACCTCGGACTCGCACCGGACCGCGTGACCGCGATGCTCTGCGGCGTCGGCCCACAATTCCGGCCTCAAACGCCGAACGCCATCGCTGCCCTCCGCGCGAAGCACAACCTCCCGTCGCGCTACACGCTGTACGTCGGCACGATCGAACCACGCAAGAACATCGGAACACTTCTCCGAGCGTTTTGCGCGTTACCCGCACGAGCACGCGAAGCGTGCCCGCTCGTGTTGGCCGGTGGGTGGGGTTGGAAGACGGAAACCGAGCGCGCGCTGTTCGATTCCGAAGCCAAGTCCCTCGGCGCGATCCACCTGGGTTACGTGCCCGATGAAGACTTGCCCGCGCTCTATGCGGGTGCAGAAGCCCTGCTCTACCCCAGCTTCTACGAGGGGTTTGGGATGCCGCCGGTCGAGGCGATGGCGTGCGGCACCGCGGCCGTGACATCGACCGCCGACGCCGTGCGCGAAGTCGTCGGCACGAACGCCCTCACGATCGACCCGAACAACCTCGACGGTTGGCGCGACGCGCTGGCCCGCATCGCCGCGGACCGCGAGTTCCTCTCGTACTACCGCCGGCGCGGGATCGAGCACGCGGCCGGATTTTCGTGGGAATCGTGTGCCCGGATCACGCACGGCGTGTACCGCAAGGTACTGGGGCTCCAGCAAGAAGAGCCACAATTGCGCCGAGCAGCGTAG
- a CDS encoding SRPBCC family protein, producing the protein MKNKLSVTMSGEREIVITRTFNAPRELVWETMSKPELLKRWLFGPPGWEMTVCEEDPRVGGKFRWAWSGPDGAGMTMSGVYREIVPPERSVRTECFETGCIPQMGEQLTTLVLADRGEQTLLTITVLYPSKEARDGALASGMEHGMAAGYDRLDEYLMGAAV; encoded by the coding sequence ATGAAGAACAAGTTGAGTGTCACCATGTCCGGTGAGCGCGAGATCGTGATTACTCGCACGTTCAACGCGCCGCGCGAGCTGGTGTGGGAGACGATGTCGAAGCCCGAGTTGCTTAAACGCTGGCTGTTCGGGCCGCCCGGATGGGAGATGACAGTGTGCGAAGAAGATCCGCGCGTGGGAGGGAAGTTCCGCTGGGCGTGGAGCGGACCGGACGGGGCCGGGATGACGATGAGTGGTGTGTACCGTGAGATCGTTCCGCCCGAGCGGAGCGTGCGCACCGAGTGTTTCGAGACGGGGTGCATTCCGCAAATGGGCGAACAGCTCACGACGCTCGTACTCGCGGACCGAGGGGAGCAAACGCTCCTGACGATCACCGTCCTGTACCCGTCGAAGGAAGCCCGCGACGGAGCGCTCGCGTCCGGCATGGAGCACGGCATGGCCGCGGGCTACGACCGGCTGGACGAGTATCTTATGGGTGCCGCAGTGTGA
- a CDS encoding ArsR/SmtB family transcription factor, whose amino-acid sequence MATARLDATFAALADPTRRAILARLAQGEATVTELVAPFKLSQPAISKHLKVLEKAGLISRGRDAQKRPCRIAPEPLAEANEWLEKYRALWEANFERLDDLLEELKSAKKPKKG is encoded by the coding sequence ATGGCGACCGCCCGGCTCGACGCCACGTTTGCGGCGCTGGCCGATCCGACCCGGCGCGCGATTCTGGCTCGACTCGCACAAGGAGAGGCCACGGTCACGGAACTGGTCGCGCCCTTCAAATTGAGCCAGCCCGCGATCTCCAAGCACCTGAAAGTGCTGGAGAAAGCGGGGCTGATCTCAAGAGGGCGCGACGCCCAAAAGCGCCCGTGCCGGATCGCGCCCGAACCGCTGGCCGAGGCCAACGAGTGGCTGGAGAAATACCGCGCGCTGTGGGAGGCGAACTTCGAGCGCCTCGACGACCTGTTGGAAGAGTTGAAGTCCGCGAAGAAACCCAAGAAAGGTTGA